In Halobaculum limi, one DNA window encodes the following:
- a CDS encoding tubulin/FtsZ family protein, which translates to MKLALIGFGQAGGKIVDKFVEYDQRTGSDIVRAAVAVNTAKADLMGLTNIPKDQRVLIGQSRVKGHGVGADNELGAEVAEEDIDEVQGAIDSIPVHEVDAFLVVAGLGGGTGSGGAPVLAKHLKRIYTEPVYGLGVLPGSDEGGIYTLNAARSFQTFVREVDNLMVFDNDAWRKTGESVSGGYDEINEEIVKRFGILFGAGEIDQGQEVAESVVDSSEIINTLSGGGVSTVGYASEEVEEAAGGGGLLSRLTGDKGDEDLDTAHTTNRITSLVRKAALGRLTLPCEIEGSERALLVMAGPPQHLNRKGIERGRKWLEEQTGSMEVRGGDYPVSGSGFVASVILLSGVTNVPRIKELQQVAIEAQENIDDIRQESQNNLDSLISDDEDELESLF; encoded by the coding sequence ATGAAACTAGCACTCATTGGATTTGGGCAAGCGGGGGGGAAAATCGTCGACAAGTTCGTCGAGTACGATCAGCGTACCGGCAGCGACATCGTCCGTGCCGCAGTCGCCGTCAACACGGCGAAAGCGGACCTTATGGGACTCACGAACATCCCGAAGGACCAGCGGGTACTCATCGGGCAGTCCCGCGTCAAGGGCCACGGCGTCGGCGCAGACAACGAACTCGGCGCGGAAGTCGCCGAGGAGGACATCGACGAGGTGCAGGGGGCCATCGACTCGATTCCGGTCCACGAGGTGGACGCGTTCCTGGTCGTCGCCGGTCTCGGCGGCGGCACGGGGTCGGGTGGCGCGCCGGTGCTCGCGAAGCACCTGAAGCGCATCTACACCGAACCCGTCTACGGCCTGGGCGTCCTGCCCGGGTCCGACGAGGGTGGCATCTACACGCTCAACGCCGCGCGGTCGTTCCAGACGTTCGTCCGTGAGGTCGACAACCTCATGGTGTTCGACAACGACGCGTGGCGCAAGACCGGGGAGTCGGTGTCGGGCGGCTACGACGAGATCAACGAAGAGATCGTCAAGCGCTTTGGCATCCTGTTCGGTGCCGGCGAGATCGACCAAGGCCAGGAAGTCGCCGAGTCCGTCGTCGACTCTTCTGAGATCATCAACACACTGTCGGGCGGCGGCGTCTCGACGGTCGGCTACGCCAGCGAGGAAGTAGAGGAGGCTGCCGGCGGCGGCGGTCTGCTCTCGCGCCTCACCGGCGACAAGGGTGACGAAGACCTCGACACCGCGCACACGACCAACCGGATCACGTCGCTCGTGCGGAAGGCGGCGCTCGGTCGCCTGACGCTCCCGTGTGAGATCGAGGGCTCCGAACGCGCCCTGCTCGTAATGGCTGGTCCGCCCCAGCACCTCAACCGGAAGGGAATCGAGCGCGGCCGCAAGTGGCTCGAAGAGCAGACCGGGTCGATGGAGGTCCGCGGCGGCGACTACCCCGTCAGCGGCTCCGGCTTCGTCGCGTCGGTCATCCTGCTGTCGGGCGTGACGAACGTCCCGCGGATCAAGGAACTCCAGCAGGTGGCCATCGAGGCGCAGGAGAACATCGACGACATCCGTCAGGAGAGCCAGAACAATCTCGACAGCCTCATCAGCGATGACGAGGACGAACTTGAGTCGCTGTTCTAG